TGGTTCCTCGACGAGGCGATCGTCGGCTACGTCTGCTACGTCGACCGCTTCGCCGGCGCCCTGGCGGGCGTCGTCGACCGCATCGGCTACCTGCAGGAGCTCGGCGTCAACTACCTGCACCTGATGCCACTGCTCGCGCCACGCGAGGGCACCAACGACGGTGGCTATGCCGTCGCCGACTACCGCGCGGTCGACCCCACGCTCGGCACGATCGACGACCTGCGCGACGTCGCCGATGCGCTGCGCGACCGCAACATGAGCCTGTGCATCGATATCGTCGTCAACCACACCGCGCGCGAGCACGAGTGGGCGCAGCGTGCGATGGCCGGTGAGCAGCGGTACCGCGACTACTACCTGATCTTCGAGGACCGCGAGCTGCCGGACGCTTACGGGCGCACGCTGCCGGAGGTCTTCCCGGACCGCGCACCGGGCAACTTCACATGGGTCGACGAGGTCGACGGCTGGGTGTGGACGACCTTCCACCACTACCAGTGGGACCTCAACTACGCGAATCCGGACGTGTTCGCGGAGATGCTCACGATCATCTGCGACCTGGCGAACGTCGGCGTCGAGGTGTTCCGCCTCGACGCGGTGCCGTTCATGTGGAAACGGATGGGCACCGACTGCCAGAACCAGCCCGAGGCCCATCTGCTCCTCGAAGGGCTCCGTGCGCTGCTCCGGATGGCCGCACCGGCCGTGCTGTTCAAGGCGGAGGCGATCGTGCCGCCGGGCCAGCTGGTCCAGTACCTGGGCGCGCACGAGACCCAGCGCCCGGAGTGCGACCTCGCGTACCACAACCAACTGATGGTCATGCTGTGGTCTTCGGTCGCGTCGCGCGACGTCCGACTCGCAGCACATGCACTGGGCCGCATGCGCACTCCACCGCCCCAGACGACGTGGATGACGTACGTACGCTGCCACGACGACATCGGCTGGGCGATCACGGAGGAGGACGCCGCGGCCACCGGCGTCGACGGCTTCGGGCACCGCTCGTTTCTCATCGCCTTCTTCACCGGCGACTTCCCCGGCTCATTCGCGCGGGGCGCGCGCTTCGGCTTCAATCCGCAGACGGGTGACGCGCGGACGTCGGGGACGGCCGCCTCGCTCGCGGGCATCGAGCAGGCGCTGGAGCTCGACGACCCCCTCCTGCTCGACGCGGCGGTGTCGCGTCTGCTGCTGCTGTACGCGACGATCTTCGGGTGGGGTGGCATCCCCCTGCTGTACATGGGCGACGAGGTCGGACTGCGCAACGACCACTCGTACCTCGCCGACCCGTCCCGCGCGGAGGACAACCGGTGGATGCACCGGCCGTACATGGACTGGGAGGCCGCCGCCCGCCGGCGCGACTCGGACACGCTCGAGGGCCGGCTGTTCGCCGGCTTCCGCCGGCTCGCCGAGGCGCGAGCGTCCACGCCGCAGCTGCAGGACATGGGATCGACCGTCCGTCCGCTTGACCATGACAACCCGCGCGTGCTGGCGTGGGTCCGCCGCCACCCGAGGTTCGGCACGATGCTCGGCCTGGCCAACGTCGACGACGCGGCGCAGTCAGTCGCGACGGAGCTACGCGGCAGGGCCGCGTTGCGCAACCCGAAGGACGTGCTCGGGCTCTGGCCGGCCGACGTCCGCGACGGCCGCATCCACATGCCGCCTCTGTCGGTCCTGTGGGTCACCGACAGCTGATCGACGCGACGTTCTAAGCTGGAGCGGCCAATAAGGGGGCGTAGCTCAGCGGAAGAGCGCTCGCCTTACAAGCGAGAGGTCACTGGTTCGATCCCAGTCGCCCCCACAAACCGTCTCTGACCTGCAGTTTTCCACACCCACCTCCTTGACGTGTCGCCGCACACCGCTTAGACAGACGGTAACGATGCGGATCTCTGGGAGGCGGAAGATGGCCGGACTACGACTCGGCGAGGACGCGCTCGTGCGGTCGTGGGTGCGATCGATGCGCGCACGCAACCTCGCCGAGACGACGATCACCCACTACACGAGCAGCGTCGACCAGCTGCTCGACCACGCCCGCGCACGAGGCCATGATCCGCTGACCCGCGAAGCCATCGAGGAGTACCTGGGCACGCTCGCTCGCGAGCGCAAGCCCGCCACCGTGTCGTTCCGGTACCGCGCGCTGCAGCAGTTCACCAAGTGGCTGGCGGACGAGGAGGAGCTTCCCACCGATCTGATGGCCAGGATGCGCCCGCCGCAGGTGCCCGAACAGCCCGTCCCCGTCCTGACCGAGGAGCAGATGCGCGCGCTGCTGGCCACCTGCGCCAAGGGCAAGGGGTTCGTCGACCGCCGCGACCACGCCATCATGCGCATGTTCCTCGACACGGGCATGCGCCTGGCCGAGCTGGCTGGGCTGCGCATGGGCGACCTCGACCTCGACGTCCACCAGGTCGCGCACGTCACGGGCAAGGGCAGCCGCGACCGCGCGTGTCCGTTCGGCGCCAAGACCGCCCAGGCCCTCGACCGCTACCTGCGCGTCCGAGCACGGCACAAGCTGGCCGACTACCCGCACCTGTGGCTCGCCGAGAAGAACCGGCCCGCCATGACGCCGTCGGGCATCCGGCAGATGATCACGCGGCGAGGGCTACAGGCCGGAGTCGACGGCGTACACCCGCACCAGTTCCGCCACACCTTCGCCAACGAGTGGCTGTCCGAGGGCGGGACAGAGGGCGACCTGATGCGGCTGGCCGGCTGGCGCTCCCGACAGATGCTGCAGCGCTACGGCGCAAGCGCCGCCGATCAGCGAGCCCGCGAAGCACACAAACGCCTCTCCCCCGGCGACCGGATCTAGGTCAGACGCCGCCGCAGGCCTTCGTCGACCGAAGTTCTCGACAGGAGCTTCGAGGCCTCTCCTTACCGCTCGCCGAGCAGTCGCTGCCGTCGGCGAAGTCGCTTGTCACGTTTCGGCGCCTGAATGCGCCTAGTAGAGGGCGACAGGGCTTCTGTGGCCGTGGGGGCTGGCGGGAGCCAGGGTCCGAGAGATCGGAGTCATGCGATGCCCACCGAGCACTGCGAACGTCGAGAAGCACGGGGGTTCGTCGGCTGCGCAACGACGGCAGCGTGCACGGCTTGCCGCGCATGCGATGCATGCCCGCCACGACAGCCGCGCCGTCACCGCGAACGCGCGGCGGGTGTTCCTCGACAGGTTCGAGCACCAGGTCGACCCGGACGGGGTGTTGCCGGTCGCGGAGCGACGTCGGCGGGCGGAGCACGCCAAGCGCGAACACATGTTGCGGTTGGCGCTCGGCGCAGGTCCGCCGCCGACGCGCAGCGGGAGGTTCGCGGTGACCGTACGGTCCGACAAGTCGCGGTCGCTGGTTGATGCGGTGACCGACGCCGCGATCGCGGCGCTGTTGCCCGCGGACCGTCGACTGTCGATCACGGTGGCCGAGCACCGTGACCGCGCCCACGTCGACGCGGCTGTCGATCGGCTGCTGCCGCGTAACAGATCGTCGGACGCCGAGCGCGAGCGAGTGCGGCACGCGGCGCTGGACCGCCTCGCGCTGTCTCGTTCGCGGCGGGTCGCGGCGGCCCGCTACCGCGGCCTCGCCAAGACACGTCGGCGGTGGTGCCGATGACCGCCGACCGGCCCGCGTGGTTCCAAGGCGAGCCACTGCACGTTCACGTCAACGCCGAAGCAGCCGCGCTCCTGCGCGACGCGTTCGACCGCATCGCCCGGCTCGACCCGACCGCGCCGGCGGCGGCGATCGGGCTGGAACTGCGGCTGTACGACGGCCGGCCGGTGCGGTTGTCGGTCCGGCTGACCGACGCCGGCGAGATCCGCGACGCCGACGACGCGCAGTGGCGTCGGACGGTGTCGCGTACGTCGACGTGGCGGGCGACTTCGAGACCCATGTCGCCGCCAGGCGCGTGCTGGATGCCGTAATGCGTCCGTACTCGAGCTTCCGAGGTCTGAGCAGGCTGCCGCGGCGCTGGACGCTGCCCGTGTTGATCAGGCGCTGGACGGCCGCGAGCCTGCGGCCGGACCGCTGGAGGCCATGGTGCAAGAACCCGTGCGCGCTCGCGCGCTACGTGCCGCCGCCCGATCACGCGGTCAACGACTCGCGGACGCTCGCCGCCGCCACCGCGCCCTCGAACTCGACGACGGCCGGCAGCGGGACCGATGACTGGCACCGCGCTCCGCCAGTGGAACTTGCAGTCCGCTGGCATGACCGATCGAGCGCGGTTAGGCGTCGGCGCGGCCGCTTCCAGTGCGGCTGCAAGTGGCGTGCAAGGTCGGTCGGACTCAGCGCCGGACGGGCGTCCTGGGCGCACGTACCGCCTCGCGGTGAACAGTCGACAGGCGATCATGAACGGTTCGACCACGAGTCTGAGGCGCGGCCGTGACGGCCTTCGTGGCGGGACCGCCTACGGAGACCCAACCGCGAGCATCCGTGCACGACCGCGATGTTTGCATCACGCATCGTGGATGCAAGGGTGTGGTCAGGTGGTCGCCTCGCTGCTCGTCGTGGCGTCGGTGCCCGTCGGTGAACCTTGCTCGTGCAGGTAGCAGCTGATGGTCACGTCAGTCGCTCCGATCCGTGCCGGTGACGCGGGTGCGAGTGTCGCCCTATTACGTCGAGCAGGTCGCACCTGATCGTCACGACTACTACGCGGGGCACGGTGAAGCGCCTGGCGTGTGGCACGGCGCCTTCTCCGACCACCTCGGGCTGTCAGGCGAGGTCGCCGCCGACGACTTGCGCGCCGTCCTCGACGGCCGGGATCCGACGTCCGGCGAGCAACTCAAGCCGCAGCGAAACCGACGCGTGGCCGCGTGGGACGTCACGTTCTCGCCGCCGAAGTCGATCTCAGCGCTATGGGCGCTCGCCCCCGACGACGCCCGCCGCGACGTGCGCGAGGCGCAGGCCGCCGCAGTGGACGCCGCGGTCGGCTACCTCACCGCCCACGCGTGCGTCGCCCGGCTCGGCCGCAACGGCGTCGACCGCCAGAACGGCGCCCAGCTCGGGTTCCTACGAGCGGACTTCACCCACCGCTGCTGCCGCGAAGGCGACCCCCAACTTCACACCCATTCGCTTCTGGCGAACCTTCTGCAGACGCCCGACGGCCGCCGCGGGACGGCGGGTTGCTGTTCCAGCACGCCAAGGCCACCGACGGCGTCTACAGGGCCGCCCTGCGCGCCGAACTCGCCCGCCGCCTCGGCGTCGCCTGGGAGCGCCGCGACGAGCAGTGGGAGATCGCCGGCATCCCACCCGGCCTATGCCGCCAGTGGTCCAAGCGGCGCAGCCAGATCACCGCCGCCCTCGCCGCCCGCGGCCTCGACCCCGATACCGCCTCCGGTCGCGCCGCGCAGACCGCCGCCCTGGCCACCCGCCAGCGGAAAGTGCGGGTCGGTGACGGCCGGCCGCTGCACGACCGCTTCATCCGTGAGGC
This window of the Euzebyales bacterium genome carries:
- a CDS encoding tyrosine-type recombinase/integrase, with the protein product MAGLRLGEDALVRSWVRSMRARNLAETTITHYTSSVDQLLDHARARGHDPLTREAIEEYLGTLARERKPATVSFRYRALQQFTKWLADEEELPTDLMARMRPPQVPEQPVPVLTEEQMRALLATCAKGKGFVDRRDHAIMRMFLDTGMRLAELAGLRMGDLDLDVHQVAHVTGKGSRDRACPFGAKTAQALDRYLRVRARHKLADYPHLWLAEKNRPAMTPSGIRQMITRRGLQAGVDGVHPHQFRHTFANEWLSEGGTEGDLMRLAGWRSRQMLQRYGASAADQRAREAHKRLSPGDRI
- a CDS encoding amylosucrase — its product is MAATTTHRVHARRIWRERRTRWMAVVGDALDRREADRLLARIERWYPDAYEALVSLYGGDVDVPAFLDTLLETVLATVAGRSNALQTLDAAREVDPQWFLDEAIVGYVCYVDRFAGALAGVVDRIGYLQELGVNYLHLMPLLAPREGTNDGGYAVADYRAVDPTLGTIDDLRDVADALRDRNMSLCIDIVVNHTAREHEWAQRAMAGEQRYRDYYLIFEDRELPDAYGRTLPEVFPDRAPGNFTWVDEVDGWVWTTFHHYQWDLNYANPDVFAEMLTIICDLANVGVEVFRLDAVPFMWKRMGTDCQNQPEAHLLLEGLRALLRMAAPAVLFKAEAIVPPGQLVQYLGAHETQRPECDLAYHNQLMVMLWSSVASRDVRLAAHALGRMRTPPPQTTWMTYVRCHDDIGWAITEEDAAATGVDGFGHRSFLIAFFTGDFPGSFARGARFGFNPQTGDARTSGTAASLAGIEQALELDDPLLLDAAVSRLLLLYATIFGWGGIPLLYMGDEVGLRNDHSYLADPSRAEDNRWMHRPYMDWEAAARRRDSDTLEGRLFAGFRRLAEARASTPQLQDMGSTVRPLDHDNPRVLAWVRRHPRFGTMLGLANVDDAAQSVATELRGRAALRNPKDVLGLWPADVRDGRIHMPPLSVLWVTDS